In one Moritella sp. 5 genomic region, the following are encoded:
- a CDS encoding RNA-guided endonuclease TnpB family protein: protein MLRATKVRIYPTADQTEFLNAQFGAVRFAYNKALHIKKHFYSVKGMSLAVQKDLKPLLAKGKKSRKYSWLKQYDSIALQQAVINLDGAYKRFFDKKLKAGFPTFKRKHGKQSSYHCTSVKATDNTIKIPKLSAIKARIHRELVGTLKSITISRSASGKYFASLLVKSDEATPVKPKHITSVSGYDLGLTHYLIDDRGNKTANPRFLVNACSNLRRKQKALSRTKKGSRNRSKARLKLALAHERVSNARNDFQHKLSKRIIDDNQAVIVETLKSSNMLKNRKLSRHISDASWSAFVDKVAYKAEMYGVHLVKCNQWFASSKTCSCCGDKVKDMPLNIRHWSCPSCNTQHDRDINASKNIRHYGIIKLKADGLTVSA from the coding sequence ATGTTAAGAGCAACAAAAGTACGTATTTACCCTACAGCCGACCAAACAGAGTTTTTAAATGCTCAGTTTGGTGCTGTTCGGTTTGCGTATAATAAAGCTCTGCACATTAAGAAACATTTTTATAGTGTAAAAGGTATGTCACTTGCAGTACAAAAAGACTTAAAACCGTTACTCGCTAAAGGCAAGAAGTCCCGTAAGTATAGTTGGTTAAAGCAATATGATTCTATTGCACTGCAGCAAGCAGTCATTAACCTAGATGGTGCTTACAAGAGGTTCTTTGATAAGAAACTTAAAGCAGGGTTCCCAACTTTTAAACGTAAGCATGGTAAACAATCCAGTTACCACTGCACTAGCGTAAAAGCCACTGATAACACGATTAAAATACCTAAATTATCCGCCATAAAAGCACGTATACACCGTGAGCTAGTCGGTACACTTAAAAGCATTACTATCTCAAGATCTGCAAGCGGAAAATACTTTGCATCGCTATTGGTTAAGTCAGATGAAGCAACCCCAGTTAAACCAAAGCACATTACAAGCGTGTCAGGTTATGACCTTGGATTGACACATTACTTAATTGACGATCGAGGTAATAAGACCGCTAACCCTCGCTTTCTTGTGAATGCTTGTAGCAATTTAAGAAGAAAGCAAAAGGCATTAAGCAGAACTAAAAAAGGTTCTCGTAACCGCTCTAAAGCACGTTTAAAACTAGCGTTGGCACATGAACGTGTCAGCAATGCTAGAAATGACTTTCAGCATAAATTATCAAAACGAATTATTGACGATAACCAAGCGGTAATAGTTGAGACTCTGAAATCATCAAACATGCTAAAGAATAGAAAATTAAGCCGTCATATTTCGGATGCTTCATGGTCTGCCTTTGTTGATAAAGTAGCTTATAAAGCTGAAATGTACGGAGTCCACCTTGTTAAGTGTAATCAGTGGTTCGCAAGTTCTAAAACTTGCTCATGCTGTGGTGATAAGGTAAAAGATATGCCGTTGAATATTCGTCATTGGTCTTGTCCATCATGTAACACTCAACATGATCGCGACATTAACGCATCAAAGAATATTCGTCATTACGGCATAATTAAATTAAAAGCGGATGGATTGACCGTTTCTGCATAG
- a CDS encoding NUDIX domain-containing protein: protein MKHQEHIISVFADVAAPSTRLIDSSTVNIESKDVVIMQRALLETNPKFRQLIPYVVVKQGDKYLAYERSVSGGESRLHNLFSIGIGGHVDAVDAVYDEKGVFQLADTLRTGMYRELHEELGLTESDFLGMTTIGYLSKDVTPVDEVHLGIVLVAEVHADLVVTSKEDALNLAGFLAADELAKLNLESWSETVVAELV from the coding sequence GTGAAACATCAAGAGCATATTATTTCCGTTTTTGCAGACGTAGCAGCACCCTCAACCCGTTTAATTGACAGTTCAACTGTTAATATCGAAAGTAAAGATGTTGTTATTATGCAGCGCGCACTGTTAGAAACAAATCCTAAATTTCGCCAGCTTATTCCTTATGTGGTTGTAAAGCAGGGTGACAAATACTTAGCATACGAACGTTCTGTATCAGGTGGTGAATCTCGCTTACATAACTTATTCAGTATTGGTATTGGTGGTCACGTTGATGCTGTTGATGCGGTTTATGATGAAAAAGGTGTATTCCAACTAGCAGATACGTTACGCACTGGTATGTATCGTGAATTACATGAAGAGTTAGGTTTAACAGAAAGCGACTTCTTAGGGATGACAACAATTGGTTATCTTTCTAAAGACGTAACACCGGTTGATGAAGTACATCTAGGTATTGTATTAGTTGCTGAAGTACATGCAGACCTTGTTGTAACGAGCAAAGAAGACGCGTTGAACTTAGCGGGCTTTTTAGCGGCGGACGAATTAGCAAAGCTAAATTTAGAGTCATGGTCCGAAACTGTGGTTGCAGAGCTAGTATAA
- a CDS encoding PTS sugar transporter subunit IIB — protein MIKIFLCCAAGMSTSMVVKKMRQAAESADVKAEINAYSISAFETEVKKHDVCLVAPQVKYKFAEFSKRCEEENVACGQIDMMQYGMMKGKEILQQAIDLKG, from the coding sequence ATGATTAAGATTTTCCTTTGCTGTGCAGCTGGTATGTCTACTTCAATGGTTGTTAAAAAAATGCGACAAGCTGCAGAATCCGCGGATGTTAAAGCTGAAATTAACGCTTATTCTATTTCTGCATTCGAGACTGAAGTTAAGAAACATGATGTTTGTCTCGTCGCACCACAAGTGAAATACAAATTTGCTGAATTCAGTAAGCGTTGTGAAGAAGAAAATGTGGCTTGTGGACAAATTGATATGATGCAATACGGCATGATGAAGGGTAAAGAAATTCTACAGCAAGCTATTGATTTAAAGGGATAG
- a CDS encoding PTS sugar transporter subunit IIC yields the protein MSLINATMDFVERVIAPIAGKVACQKHICAIKDGFISTMPFLIVGSLLLVFANPPGTGNWFLDGWHSVVQGIGRDNIVGPFFVSMGIFAMYSAYGIAYNLAETLNTKGVNPMNSGMLSMFSFLLAVAPAVWVGGELGSVIPMAYLGGAGAFTAIICGLFVPTLQTFLVEKNIRIKMPEAVPEKISASFDLLIPVVAMILIVQVINGVLGNFDLNIATGIMALFSPLVAASDTFFAFALAILLIQLLWFAGIHGASVVLGVIGPLLLINLGANQEALEAGKDLPAIFINPTMDFFVFVGGSGGTLALVCMMARSKSAHLRTVGKMSLIPGCFNINEPVIFGTPIVMNPTFFIPWILAPLVNASIVWSVFKLDLVSNVVALPPWTMPAPIGAVMATNSMLAAVVVAVCFVVSGLIFYPFFKAYEKELLAQEEPEQLDEAGALSPAKAA from the coding sequence ATGTCTCTTATAAATGCAACTATGGATTTTGTCGAGCGCGTCATTGCGCCCATTGCAGGCAAGGTTGCTTGTCAAAAGCATATCTGCGCGATTAAAGACGGTTTCATTTCAACAATGCCTTTCCTGATTGTTGGTTCTTTATTGCTAGTATTTGCTAACCCTCCTGGTACGGGGAACTGGTTTTTAGATGGCTGGCACTCAGTCGTTCAAGGTATTGGTCGTGATAATATTGTTGGTCCATTCTTTGTTAGTATGGGTATCTTTGCGATGTACTCTGCTTATGGTATCGCATATAACTTAGCTGAGACGCTTAACACAAAAGGTGTTAACCCAATGAACTCAGGCATGCTATCTATGTTCTCTTTCCTATTAGCAGTTGCGCCTGCTGTTTGGGTTGGTGGCGAGTTAGGTAGTGTAATCCCTATGGCTTACTTAGGTGGTGCGGGTGCATTTACAGCCATCATTTGTGGTCTATTCGTACCTACGCTACAAACGTTTCTTGTTGAAAAGAACATTCGTATCAAAATGCCAGAAGCGGTGCCTGAAAAAATATCAGCGTCATTTGACTTGCTTATACCTGTTGTAGCAATGATCTTAATTGTGCAAGTTATCAATGGTGTATTGGGTAACTTTGACCTAAATATAGCAACTGGCATCATGGCATTGTTTAGCCCTCTTGTAGCTGCTTCTGATACATTCTTCGCTTTTGCGTTGGCTATTTTATTAATCCAATTATTATGGTTTGCAGGTATTCACGGCGCATCCGTTGTTTTAGGTGTTATTGGTCCACTACTGCTAATCAACTTAGGTGCAAACCAAGAAGCACTTGAAGCAGGTAAAGACTTACCAGCTATCTTCATCAACCCAACCATGGATTTCTTCGTATTCGTTGGTGGTTCAGGCGGTACATTAGCGCTAGTTTGCATGATGGCTCGTTCTAAATCCGCTCACCTACGTACTGTTGGTAAAATGTCATTAATTCCTGGTTGTTTTAATATTAATGAACCTGTGATTTTTGGTACGCCAATCGTAATGAACCCAACATTCTTTATCCCTTGGATTCTCGCACCATTAGTCAACGCATCTATCGTTTGGAGTGTATTCAAGCTCGACTTAGTGTCTAACGTTGTTGCCTTACCACCATGGACAATGCCTGCGCCTATCGGTGCTGTAATGGCAACGAACTCAATGCTAGCGGCTGTTGTTGTTGCAGTCTGTTTCGTTGTTAGTGGTTTAATCTTCTACCCATTCTTCAAAGCGTATGAAAAAGAATTATTAGCGCAAGAAGAACCAGAACAGCTTGATGAAGCAGGGGCGTTATCACCAGCTAAAGCGGCTTAA
- a CDS encoding PTS lactose/cellobiose transporter subunit IIA → MMEITEEFLMTLLCQAGAARSAVMQAMLEARQGDFESAKASLKAADEALAEVHKSQTELISFDEGEGKVKMTLILTHIQDHIMNAMLCKDLAFEIIELQRRIQNED, encoded by the coding sequence ATGATGGAAATTACAGAAGAATTTTTGATGACACTTTTATGCCAAGCTGGTGCAGCGCGTTCAGCAGTGATGCAAGCAATGTTAGAAGCAAGGCAAGGTGATTTCGAATCAGCAAAAGCATCACTTAAAGCCGCCGATGAAGCATTAGCTGAAGTACATAAATCACAAACAGAACTCATTAGCTTTGACGAAGGTGAAGGCAAAGTAAAAATGACCCTGATCTTAACGCACATTCAAGATCACATTATGAATGCAATGCTGTGTAAAGACCTTGCATTCGAAATTATTGAACTTCAAAGACGAATCCAAAATGAGGACTAA
- a CDS encoding 6-phospho-beta-glucosidase, whose product MLKITIIGGGSSYTPEIIEGFINRHHELPVTHIDLFDIEEGRYKVETVGALAKRMIKNAGLDIELNIEFDRRKALTGANYVCSQMRVGMIPARIQDELLGNKYGMIGQETNGIAGFAKAMRTIPVTLSLCKDMEEICPDAWLINFTNPSGIITETVLKHTNIKVIGLCNVPVCTQFGIEELMGTKDLQVQFAGLNHFIHAFHIWDHGKDRIGELIDKVCSGEDFALPKNLGEVTWVPEQLKHLGVLPCGYHQYYYKQDDLEQKEVKSEGYVTRGEQVQEIERELFKLYEDVNLNVKPKQLEERGGAHYSEAACELINAIHNDKRTLMHVNIRNNGTISELPNDCAIEATSVITSCGPQPLNVAPITNPAIRGTLQLQKAFEELAVEAGVFGNYGAALQALTINPLVRKGTVTKEILDEMIELNAKYVPQFNKK is encoded by the coding sequence ATGTTAAAAATTACAATTATCGGTGGTGGCTCTAGCTATACACCTGAAATCATTGAAGGCTTCATTAATCGTCATCATGAATTGCCAGTGACACACATTGATCTATTTGATATCGAAGAAGGTCGTTACAAAGTTGAGACTGTTGGCGCATTAGCTAAACGTATGATTAAAAATGCAGGTCTTGATATTGAATTAAATATTGAGTTTGACCGCCGTAAAGCGTTAACAGGCGCTAATTATGTGTGTTCTCAAATGCGTGTTGGTATGATCCCTGCGCGTATTCAAGATGAATTACTGGGCAACAAGTACGGTATGATCGGTCAGGAAACAAATGGTATTGCAGGTTTTGCTAAGGCAATGCGTACGATTCCAGTGACACTTTCTTTATGTAAAGACATGGAAGAAATCTGCCCTGATGCATGGTTAATTAACTTCACTAATCCGTCGGGTATTATTACTGAAACAGTGCTTAAACATACAAACATCAAAGTAATCGGCCTATGTAACGTGCCAGTTTGTACCCAGTTTGGTATTGAAGAATTGATGGGAACGAAAGATCTACAAGTTCAGTTTGCAGGGCTAAATCACTTCATCCATGCGTTCCATATTTGGGATCACGGTAAAGATCGCATTGGCGAATTAATCGATAAAGTGTGTTCTGGTGAAGACTTTGCGCTGCCTAAAAATTTAGGTGAAGTAACTTGGGTTCCTGAGCAATTAAAACACTTAGGTGTATTACCTTGTGGTTACCACCAGTATTATTACAAGCAAGATGACTTAGAGCAAAAAGAAGTTAAGTCAGAAGGTTATGTTACACGTGGCGAGCAAGTTCAAGAAATTGAAAGAGAATTATTCAAACTGTACGAAGATGTAAACTTAAACGTGAAGCCTAAGCAATTAGAAGAGCGTGGCGGCGCACATTATTCCGAAGCAGCATGTGAGTTAATAAATGCGATTCACAATGACAAACGTACTTTAATGCATGTCAACATACGTAATAATGGCACAATCTCAGAACTGCCAAATGACTGTGCTATTGAAGCTACATCTGTTATTACATCATGCGGTCCACAGCCATTGAACGTTGCGCCAATTACCAATCCGGCGATACGCGGTACGTTGCAATTACAAAAAGCATTCGAAGAACTGGCTGTTGAAGCGGGTGTCTTTGGTAACTATGGTGCGGCATTACAAGCATTAACAATCAACCCATTAGTGCGTAAAGGTACGGTAACGAAAGAAATTTTAGATGAAATGATTGAATTGAATGCGAAATATGTACCTCAGTTTAACAAAAAGTAG
- a CDS encoding carbohydrate deacetylase → MKLIVNIDDLGLTEKVNESVVACFKVGVVQSTTLMMNQPATEHAIELIKQGLVPNVGLHLTLTSGKPILAPRLVPDLVDSDGDFLKQDKVLASEVLSFDQAYSEFKAQYDKAINAGIKITHIDSHHFAAVFPPYKKAFIAFANDTGIPVRRVDHVVSGCEGLTVPTTEGFSARFYADGVTLERLQALILEFSAKIPNGTLELMSHTTLEGDKLLPTLSRYADKRVDEFNILTSQALKDWLEVHKIECIGFDSI, encoded by the coding sequence ATGAAGCTAATCGTAAACATAGATGATTTAGGTTTAACTGAAAAAGTTAATGAATCAGTGGTCGCGTGCTTTAAAGTTGGCGTTGTTCAGTCTACAACATTAATGATGAACCAACCTGCAACCGAGCATGCGATTGAATTAATTAAACAAGGTTTAGTCCCCAATGTCGGATTACATTTAACGCTAACCAGTGGTAAACCAATTTTAGCGCCGCGTTTAGTGCCAGATTTAGTTGATAGTGACGGGGATTTTTTAAAGCAAGACAAAGTGCTCGCGTCTGAGGTCTTAAGTTTTGATCAAGCTTATAGTGAGTTCAAAGCGCAATATGATAAAGCGATCAATGCGGGTATTAAAATAACGCATATTGATAGTCACCACTTTGCTGCTGTATTCCCGCCATACAAAAAAGCATTCATTGCTTTTGCGAATGATACTGGGATCCCTGTACGCCGTGTCGATCATGTCGTTTCGGGTTGTGAAGGTTTAACGGTACCAACAACTGAAGGGTTTAGTGCAAGGTTCTACGCTGATGGTGTAACATTGGAACGACTGCAAGCGTTGATTCTTGAGTTTAGCGCTAAGATCCCGAATGGGACACTGGAGCTAATGAGCCACACAACATTAGAGGGTGATAAGTTATTACCAACACTATCTCGCTACGCAGATAAGCGTGTTGATGAGTTCAATATCTTAACCTCTCAAGCACTCAAAGATTGGTTAGAAGTCCATAAAATCGAATGCATAGGCTTTGATTCAATTTAA
- the fdhD gene encoding formate dehydrogenase accessory sulfurtransferase FdhD, translating to MAEQKISPKDYSLVDRYSTFNAIYQQNSHLNNHTNRQQAHQSSLLTIGVAACSIRQINGTDVSLSIDSVIVEEPLEIHLIYSDCAGKQKERVYLVTMRTPGDDLNLVTGLLLAEGIINSASDIVGINEHFDLDEMSQNEIHLRLSSDVVVDWALINRDTTSFSSCGVCGKSSIQSLELRDIPDLDSTEGWLSGLIIPHFSDALRQYQSMFNQTGGVHGCALFDAKGVLLLSCEDVGRHNALDKLMGKLARSPELDQQEKIVFLSGRISFELVQKVLVSGISVLIAVGAPSNLAINMAKRFNLTLIGFSRNGGFNVYHGAFRLNLATDIENQHDN from the coding sequence ATGGCTGAACAGAAAATAAGTCCGAAAGATTATTCGTTAGTTGATAGATACTCTACTTTTAATGCTATTTATCAACAAAATAGCCATCTAAATAACCATACTAATCGTCAGCAAGCGCATCAATCAAGCTTGCTAACGATTGGTGTTGCGGCATGTTCTATCCGACAGATAAATGGGACAGACGTCAGCTTGTCAATTGACTCCGTGATTGTCGAAGAACCTTTAGAGATACACCTCATTTATAGCGATTGCGCGGGCAAACAGAAAGAGCGTGTTTACTTAGTGACGATGCGCACACCGGGTGACGATCTTAATCTGGTTACGGGCCTGTTGTTGGCTGAAGGTATTATCAACAGCGCTAGCGACATTGTTGGTATCAATGAGCACTTTGATTTAGATGAAATGAGCCAAAATGAGATACATCTACGTTTATCATCAGATGTTGTTGTGGATTGGGCATTAATCAATCGAGATACCACATCCTTCTCCAGTTGTGGCGTGTGTGGGAAATCTTCAATACAGTCTTTAGAACTACGCGATATCCCCGATTTAGATTCGACAGAAGGGTGGTTGTCGGGCCTTATTATTCCTCATTTCAGCGATGCATTACGTCAGTATCAATCGATGTTTAACCAAACAGGCGGGGTGCATGGATGCGCCTTATTTGATGCTAAAGGGGTTTTATTACTGAGCTGTGAAGATGTAGGACGTCACAATGCATTAGATAAATTGATGGGGAAATTAGCAAGAAGTCCTGAACTTGATCAACAAGAAAAAATTGTATTTCTAAGCGGCCGTATTAGTTTCGAGTTGGTTCAAAAAGTACTTGTTTCTGGTATTTCGGTACTGATAGCAGTAGGCGCACCATCCAACCTTGCGATCAATATGGCGAAACGCTTTAATCTAACACTGATTGGCTTTAGCCGTAATGGTGGGTTTAACGTCTACCATGGTGCTTTTCGTTTAAACCTGGCGACTGATATAGAGAATCAACATGACAATTAA
- a CDS encoding FdhF/YdeP family oxidoreductase, which translates to MTIKKYEGAAGGWGALLSTTKHLVKSENVSRNIRNLLKTNQDKGFDCPGCAWGESKEQTRFRFCENGAKAVNWEATSRRVTPEFFEQHPVSWLTQQSDYFLESQGRLSHPVQYNRETGCYEAVSWQQAFTLIAKHLNTLEHPDQAEFYTSGRASNEAAFLYQLFVRKFGTNNFPDCSNMCHEASGVGLKQAIGIGKGTVTLEDFEHADAVFVFGQNPGTNHPRMLDTLRQASRRGAAIVTFNTLRERGLERFTNPQSVKEMLTDGSTQISQCYFTPKLGGDMAVVRGMVKALGVIDKAELAAGRISIFDHAFIVEHTQGVDEYLTAVEATSWHEITEQAGLLQSEIEHAARIYCQSKRVIITWAMGITQHKHSVKTIQEIANLQLLFGQLGQQGAGLCPVRGHSNVQGDRTMGIDEKPSVAFIKSISDEFDFKAPSEPGHNTVEAIKAMLAGESKIFIGLGGNFAAATPDTALTQQALSNCSLTVNIATKLNRTHLVPGKDSLILPCLGRTDIDMQTFGPQRITVEDSFSMVHASAGVVAGDIGEMRSEPAIIAGIAEATLGKQPIDWGWVIEDYARIRDLIEKTIPGFSDFNRKIKQPGGFYLGNSAAQRQWQTASKKAQFMQHDLPAHLRPANLRELSSDPVFVLQTMRSHDQYNTTIYGFNDRYRGISGERKVLFVNENDIAALGMENNQLVDIESLWPDGIERKVFGFKLVAYDIPEGNIAAYFPETNPLVSIDGKGDLSDTPISKAIPVVLSATLLKSDKIDTVTA; encoded by the coding sequence ATGACAATTAAAAAATATGAAGGGGCTGCTGGTGGTTGGGGGGCCTTATTAAGTACGACCAAACATCTGGTGAAAAGCGAAAATGTTTCACGTAATATCCGAAACTTACTCAAAACAAACCAAGATAAAGGGTTCGATTGCCCGGGTTGTGCATGGGGTGAATCCAAAGAACAAACTCGGTTTAGATTTTGTGAAAATGGTGCTAAAGCCGTTAATTGGGAAGCCACAAGTCGACGTGTTACACCTGAATTTTTTGAACAACATCCGGTAAGTTGGTTAACCCAGCAAAGTGATTACTTTTTAGAGTCTCAAGGGCGGCTTAGTCATCCTGTTCAGTACAATCGTGAAACGGGTTGCTATGAAGCGGTTAGTTGGCAGCAGGCATTTACGCTGATCGCGAAGCATTTAAATACACTTGAACATCCTGATCAAGCAGAGTTTTATACATCGGGTAGAGCGAGTAATGAAGCCGCTTTTTTGTATCAACTTTTTGTGCGTAAATTTGGTACCAATAACTTTCCTGATTGCTCCAATATGTGCCATGAAGCAAGTGGTGTCGGGTTGAAACAAGCGATTGGTATCGGTAAAGGTACAGTAACACTGGAAGACTTTGAACATGCTGATGCTGTTTTTGTGTTTGGTCAAAACCCAGGCACAAACCATCCGCGTATGCTAGATACACTGCGTCAGGCGTCGCGTCGCGGGGCGGCCATTGTCACTTTTAATACCTTAAGAGAAAGAGGGTTAGAACGTTTTACTAACCCACAATCAGTGAAAGAAATGCTGACTGATGGTTCGACGCAAATTAGTCAATGCTATTTTACGCCTAAACTTGGCGGAGACATGGCGGTTGTACGTGGTATGGTTAAAGCGCTTGGTGTGATTGATAAAGCCGAATTAGCCGCCGGACGAATCTCTATATTTGATCATGCATTTATTGTTGAACATACCCAAGGCGTCGATGAATACTTAACCGCCGTTGAAGCGACGTCATGGCATGAAATTACCGAGCAAGCTGGGTTATTACAATCTGAAATAGAGCACGCTGCTCGCATTTATTGTCAATCTAAACGGGTGATTATCACGTGGGCGATGGGGATCACTCAGCATAAGCATTCGGTGAAAACCATCCAAGAAATTGCCAACTTACAGCTACTGTTTGGGCAGTTGGGGCAACAAGGTGCGGGATTGTGTCCAGTGCGTGGGCACAGTAATGTACAGGGCGATCGTACTATGGGTATTGATGAAAAGCCCAGTGTTGCGTTCATCAAAAGCATATCGGATGAATTTGATTTTAAAGCCCCTTCAGAACCTGGACATAATACGGTTGAAGCGATTAAAGCGATGCTTGCAGGGGAGAGTAAAATATTTATTGGCTTAGGGGGCAACTTTGCGGCTGCAACGCCAGACACTGCGTTAACACAACAAGCGCTATCCAACTGTAGCTTGACGGTTAATATCGCGACAAAATTAAACCGTACGCATCTTGTGCCAGGTAAAGACTCGCTCATATTACCTTGCTTAGGGCGCACTGATATTGATATGCAAACATTTGGGCCACAAAGAATCACCGTTGAGGACTCGTTTAGTATGGTGCATGCTTCTGCGGGCGTGGTGGCAGGTGATATTGGCGAAATGCGATCTGAGCCTGCTATTATTGCGGGTATTGCGGAAGCAACGCTGGGCAAGCAGCCTATTGATTGGGGTTGGGTCATTGAAGACTATGCTCGGATCCGAGATTTGATTGAAAAAACGATTCCTGGTTTTAGCGACTTTAATCGCAAGATAAAACAACCTGGTGGTTTCTATCTTGGTAACAGTGCTGCGCAGCGACAGTGGCAAACTGCGTCGAAAAAAGCACAATTCATGCAGCATGATCTGCCCGCTCATTTACGGCCTGCAAACTTACGAGAACTCAGTAGCGATCCTGTCTTCGTATTACAAACCATGCGTTCACATGATCAATACAATACCACCATTTACGGTTTTAATGATCGCTACCGCGGTATTTCAGGCGAACGTAAAGTCCTTTTTGTTAACGAGAATGACATCGCTGCATTAGGCATGGAGAATAACCAATTAGTCGATATCGAATCGCTGTGGCCAGATGGTATCGAACGTAAAGTGTTTGGTTTTAAATTGGTGGCTTATGATATTCCAGAGGGCAATATTGCGGCTTATTTCCCTGAAACGAATCCATTGGTGTCTATCGATGGGAAAGGGGATTTGAGTGACACGCCAATTTCTAAAGCGATCCCTGTAGTGTTATCCGCGACGCTATTGAAGAGTGATAAAATAGATACTGTTACTGCTTAA
- a CDS encoding PepSY domain-containing protein encodes MSKINPPVDNTLSNRETLARSKSRYFLTWRWHFYAGLFVIPFMLMLSLTGLVMLFDDEIEFSRYQSALEVTPEKDIVATSQQMASVIAAYPNAMVTQFIPAKSSDLANRFSIMLESGQTLFVTVNPYNGEVLGTIDRSDSWYELANDIHGTLLLGNWGDYLIEIAASLGVILLVTGVYLWLPRDKASKAGFLKIRMASGPRILMRDLHANIGGLLSFILLFFFVSGLAWASIWGGKFVQAWSSFPAEKWDNVPLSTQNHASMNHGSEEEIPWNLEQTLMPESHDHAAMLAAGSGAMHHDTKMDHDTNMHSEAKLGVDQILAQAKTLGFTLFKLNLPRSETGVYTLAANTMSGDITDPRLDRTTHIDQYSGRVLADVTWNEYNIMGKFMAAGIALHKGDVSVVNKIVNVFFCLAFIFIAISGVVMWWIRRPVGKKVLGAPPRFEHEGVWKVGLITIVVLSFMLPMAGGTIAFVLFVDWLVFSRMNKLNLALN; translated from the coding sequence ATGTCGAAAATTAATCCGCCTGTAGATAACACTTTATCTAACAGAGAGACACTTGCACGCTCAAAATCACGTTACTTCTTAACTTGGCGCTGGCATTTTTATGCTGGGCTATTTGTGATCCCGTTTATGTTGATGCTGAGTCTAACGGGTTTAGTGATGTTGTTTGATGACGAAATTGAATTTAGTCGTTATCAATCAGCGCTAGAAGTAACACCTGAGAAAGATATTGTCGCAACCTCACAACAAATGGCAAGCGTAATAGCTGCTTACCCGAATGCAATGGTAACTCAGTTTATACCAGCTAAAAGTAGTGATCTTGCGAACCGTTTCTCAATTATGCTTGAATCAGGTCAGACGCTGTTTGTTACCGTTAACCCTTATAACGGAGAGGTTCTAGGTACGATAGATCGTAGCGATAGTTGGTATGAGTTGGCGAATGATATACACGGTACTCTATTACTAGGGAATTGGGGGGATTATCTCATTGAAATTGCAGCAAGTTTAGGCGTGATCTTATTAGTGACGGGCGTTTATCTGTGGTTACCACGAGATAAGGCCAGTAAGGCTGGTTTTCTTAAAATAAGAATGGCAAGTGGACCACGTATTTTAATGCGTGACCTACACGCAAATATTGGTGGCTTATTGTCTTTTATATTGTTGTTTTTCTTTGTTTCAGGTCTTGCGTGGGCAAGTATTTGGGGCGGTAAATTCGTGCAAGCGTGGAGTAGTTTCCCAGCAGAAAAGTGGGATAATGTGCCATTGTCTACACAAAATCACGCGTCAATGAATCACGGCAGTGAAGAAGAAATACCGTGGAATTTAGAACAAACACTGATGCCTGAATCACATGATCATGCTGCGATGTTAGCAGCGGGGTCGGGTGCTATGCATCATGATACAAAGATGGATCATGACACGAACATGCACTCTGAGGCTAAACTTGGTGTCGATCAAATATTAGCGCAAGCTAAAACGCTTGGATTTACCCTGTTTAAGCTTAACCTTCCTCGCAGTGAGACGGGGGTTTATACGCTAGCAGCGAATACCATGAGCGGGGATATTACCGATCCTAGATTAGATAGAACAACACATATCGATCAGTATTCAGGTCGGGTCTTAGCGGATGTAACGTGGAACGAATACAACATAATGGGCAAGTTTATGGCTGCAGGTATCGCACTACATAAGGGTGATGTTAGTGTGGTGAATAAAATCGTTAATGTGTTCTTTTGTTTAGCATTTATCTTTATTGCGATATCCGGTGTTGTAATGTGGTGGATCCGTCGTCCTGTAGGGAAGAAGGTACTTGGTGCGCCACCACGATTTGAACATGAGGGGGTTTGGAAAGTGGGCTTAATCACTATCGTTGTATTATCGTTTATGTTACCAATGGCTGGTGGCACTATCGCCTTCGTATTGTTTGTTGATTGGCTTGTTTTTAGTCGTATGAATAAATTAAACCTGGCGTTGAATTAG